A window of the Thermoanaerobaculia bacterium genome harbors these coding sequences:
- a CDS encoding macro domain-containing protein has translation MKERIVLVVGDITLLEVDALVNAANSGLQLGSGVAGAVRVRGGPSIQEECDAIGHCPVGEAVVTGGGRLRAPWVIHAVGPHGSDPGAGRLLASACRAALARAAERGLGSVAIPAISTGAFGFPLERAARILVAEARAFAAAHEKPERIVFCLRDGASRDSFERALDETEPR, from the coding sequence CGCTCCTCGAGGTCGACGCGCTCGTCAACGCCGCGAATTCCGGTCTCCAGCTGGGCTCCGGAGTCGCCGGCGCCGTGCGGGTGCGCGGCGGGCCGTCGATCCAGGAAGAGTGCGACGCGATCGGGCACTGTCCGGTCGGAGAGGCGGTCGTGACGGGAGGGGGGCGGCTCCGCGCACCCTGGGTGATCCACGCGGTCGGTCCTCACGGTTCGGATCCGGGCGCGGGCCGCCTGCTCGCGAGCGCCTGCCGGGCGGCTCTCGCGAGAGCGGCGGAACGCGGCCTCGGCTCCGTCGCGATCCCCGCGATCTCGACCGGAGCGTTCGGTTTTCCGCTCGAGCGCGCCGCGAGGATCCTCGTCGCCGAGGCGCGCGCGTTCGCGGCGGCGCACGAGAAGCCGGAGCGGATCGTGTTCTGTCTGCGCGACGGCGCGTCGCGCGATTCGTTCGAACGGGCGCTCGACGAGACCGAACCGCGCTGA